The Kribbella shirazensis genomic interval CGCAAGCTGCTGGAAACGCCAGCGAGGTGAAGACCACCCCTCCTGGAGCCTTCACCTCGCTCGGGAACTGCGCCGGGCTACTGACGTCCCCTGTGCGTCAACAGCCCGGCCCGTCCTGCTGACTCCCCCTGGTTGTCAGCGGAAGTTGATGGGGCCTCGACGAGCTACTCCCCGTTTCCGGTTCTCTGAGAACCGGCCTGACCGCGAGCTCGCCGAGGTCCCGGGAGGTCCCAGCGGCCGGCCCGCCGGCGGGTGACCAAGCCCGCCGGTTTACCCGCGCCAACCAGGTCGTGGCACTCGTCCCCTGTGTCGTGTGCCTGACCCTGTGCTGGGACCCCGCCCCGGAAGCAGTGCCCTGACGGTGCACCGCGCCCGGTACAGGCAGGACAGATCCGCACTTCGCAGCACTCCGGAGCTCTCGGCCGCCGGTCGGCGCCCCCACCAACCAGCCACCGGAGGCCCTCCGCGTCGCCTTCGCCGGGTGCGGCAGTTCAGCGATGTGCCATGGCCTCTTCATGGTCCACCGCCTTTCGCTGCCGTGTCCGGTGTCGGTCTCTGCTTCGTGGAACCTGCCCTACGGCTGTCATTCTTTGTCCGGCAGCCATGTCAGGACGAGGCAGAACAACCGGCAGTTACCCGGCAGCTTCGGCAGATCCGCGTCAGGAAAGCGCGGCGAGTACGTCGTGCGCCAGCCGCTGTACCGCAGCCGCCGGGTCCGGCTCGGGCCAGCCCTCCGCCACGGTCGCGCTCTCGCAGGACTCCTGCAGAACAGCCCAGGCGGTCGGCAGCATCGGCGGGTCCATGGTCTGCTGCCAGGCGAGCAACTCGCCGCACACCGCGTCCCCTGCCTCCGAGCGCCCCAGCGCGTGCAGGACCGCGACAGCTTCCGGCAGTACTTCGAGCAGGTACACGACCCGCCCTTCGAGCAGCAACCGGTTCAGCGCGTCGAGGATCGCCCCCCGCGCCTGCTCGACCTCACCGGCCGCACGGGCCAGCCGGGACCGGTAGAGCATCACCAGGTAGTCGAAGTACCCGCGATGCCCGCGGATGTCGGCGTCTGCCTGGTCGAGCAGCGCCCGCGCCTCGTCGTACCGGCCGTCGTGGTACTCGACCATCGCGAGGCAGCCGGCCACCTTGGTCCGCTCGGGGTCGTCCGACGCCTGGCTGTCGCGGGCGAGCAGAGCCCACTGGCGGGCACCGGACAGGTTTCCCAGCTCCAGATCCACCCGGCTGAGCGCCATGTACGCGATCTCGTCCGGGTAGACGCCCGGATTCACCAGCGCGGCCTCCCACGCGAGCAGGAGCTCCTTCGCCTCCACCAAACGACCCCAGCGCAGTAGCGCGAGACCACAGGTCGCCTGCACGGTCGCAGACCGCTGCAGGTCGCCATGCTTGCGCGCGTCCTCCACCAGCGCCGGTATCTCGGCCAGGCTCTGTGTATCGAGCAGGTGCGAACCGGACGACACCCAGCCGCCTCGAGCGACCAGGCCCATCTCCGTCTCGCCCGGGATCAGCGTGCGTGCTTCCTCGTAGTGCCGGCGCGCGCCGTGGATGTCACCGGTGAGGCTGGACAGCCGCCCCGCGATCGCGAGCAGCCGGCCGCTCGTCTCCTTGTCGGCCACGTTCCCGGCGCACAGCGTCGCCCACCGGATCCCGCTCTCGGCCACACTCGCCTGGTACTGCCAGGCGATCCGGAACCCGAGCACGATCCGCGCCGCGATGTCCCACTCCCCCAGCTCGTCAGCCCGGCCCAGCGCCACCTCGAAGAGCGCCGAGTTCGCATGTGCCGCCCGGTACCGCCGGTCGCGATCCGGCGACGACCACGCACCTTCCAGCCCGGAGACGTACGTCGCACACCACTCGACCGCCCGGTCGCGGAACTCGGTCAGGTCCCCCTGCGACGTCAGCCCGGCGTACGCGTGCTCCCGGATCGTCTCCAGCATCTTGTACCGCGCGCCGTACAACTGCTCGAACTCGTGCACCGGCTGCAGCAGCGACTTGTCCACCAGCTCGGCCAGCAGCATCGGTACGTCGATCTCGTCGATCGGAGCCCCCGTGCAGACGCCCGCCACCGCTTCGAGCGTGAACGGCGAGCCCAGTACGGACGCCCGGTACAACAGCTGCCGCGCCGGATCCGACAGCGCGTCCACGCTCCACGCGATCGTGTCCGCCAGCGTTCGCTGATGCGGCGCGCCGAACCGCCGCGGCCCGGACAGCAACCGGAACCGGTCGTCGAGTGCGGCCAGGATCGTCTCCACCGACAACGACCCGGCCCGCGCGGCCGCCAGCTCCAGCGCCAGGGGCAGACCGTCCAGCCGCCGGCACAGGCGCGCCACCATCGCCGCGTTCTGCGGGGTCAGCGTGAAGTCCGGCCGCACCCGCGCTACGCGCCGGCAGAACATCTCGACGGCCGGTGACGCGACGATGTCGTCGTAGTCCTCGTCGTTCGCCGGTACGCCGAGCACCTGCACGCGGCGTACCACCTCGTCCGGCAGGCCGAGCGGGATCCGGGAGGTGACCAGAACGCCGATGCCCGGGAAGCTGCGGACCATCCGGTTCGCGACCGTGGCGACACCGTCGAGCACGTGCTCGGCGTTGTCCTCGACGATCACCAGGTCGCCGGGCCGGCGTCCGGACAGGACGTCGTCGAGGTCCGACGTACCCGGGGCCGTGCCGAAGGCGTCGAGGATCGCCGACGGTACGGCGGCGTCGCGCTGGACGGTCGTCAGGTCGACGACCACCACGGTCGTGTCCGCGCTGGAGAACCGGTCCGCCGCGGCGAGCGCGAGCTCGGTCTTGCCGACGCCACCGGGACCGACGAGTGTGACGAGCCGGTTCTGCCGGAGCAGCCCCTCGAGCTCGTGCAGCTCCTGCTCACGACCGACGAGCCCGTCCGGGATCGGACGCGTGCCGCGCCAGCGCAGGCCGGTCGGAGCGGCGTCCGCGACCGAGACCACGGGTGCGGCCTCCACCGCCGGCCGTACGACGGGGCGCGCCGAGCCGTGGCCCGCGGCGGCGAGGAAGTGATCGGTGTCGTCCTTGTGCAGCCCGAGCGCGGACGCGAGCAGCCGGACCGAGTCCTTCCGCGGCCGCGCGACCCGCCCGGCCTCCATCTCGCGGATCGAGCGCACGCTCAGCCCGGCGCGATCGGCCAGTTCCTCCTGGGAAAGGCCGGCCTGGACCCTCAAGTCGAGCAACAGCTCGGCGAAACCTCGCCGACCGTCAGCCCGGCCTTCCGCGTCCGACACAGCCCGTCACCCCTCTAAAGGCCCCACGTTTCTGTCACAACATAGCGTGACGGGCGTGTTCGTGCGGGGACGGCCCGGCGCGCGGAATGCGGCCTGGATCACACAAATCGTTGAAGATGGCAACTGTTGTGAAATGGCTGTGCGATCAGAAATGCACGTTTCAAGCAGTTGCGCGAACCGAGTGGGATTCATTTTCGGCGGCGTACAGGGAAAGCACGCCGGCCCAGTCCTCGATCCGGGCGCTGGTGTCGGCGCGGCCGGAGTCGGCATTCAGCAGGCTGCCGTCGGAAATACCCCGGGTGGCGCGAACCAGGAGCTCAGCGGTGACGTCGCGCAGCGTGTCGAGGGCAGCCATGCGGCAATTCAAGCGGAGTCGTGTTTCGCAAACGTAACGCGTCCGGCAACATCACGATAAGTCACCAAAATCCCGCGAAAGGTTGTTACCCGGTGGTCCGTTAACCGGCCAGCCAGGAAAGCCGGACCTGGCGGTGCGGATTGTCCACATTGGTGTCGACCAGGCAGACCGATTGCCAGGTGCCGAGCATCAGCCGCCCGTCGAGCACCGGGAGCGTCACGGACGGCGGGATGATCGCGGGCAGCACGTGGTCGCGGCCGTGGCCCGGCGTACCGTGCCGGTGCCGCCAGCCGAAGTCGCGCGGTAGCAGTTCCTCGAGCACCGCGAGCAGATCGGTGTCGCTGCCGGCCCCGGTCTCGAGGATCGCGATACCGGCCGTCGCGTGCGGGACGAAGACATGCAGCAGCCCGTCGCCGTGGGCCTGATGGGCCTGCGCGGCGACGAACTGCTCACATCTGCTGGTCAGGTCGAAGACGACCTCGGTCCCGCCGGTCTCGACGTCGATCAGCTCAGAGCGCATCTGAGCAGCCTAGGGCATGCGGCGTCGCTGTCAGGCGGGAACGATGTTGACCAGTTTCGGCGCCCGCACGATCACTTTGCGGGTACCGCGACCGTCCAGTGCCTTTTGGATCGCCTCGGACGCCAGTGCCAGCTGCTCCAGGTCGGCATCGGAGATGTCCGGCGCGACCTCCAGCCGGTCCTTCACCTTGCCGGCGACCTGGACCACGCAGGTGACCGTGTCCTCGACCAGCAGCGCCGGGTCGACCTTCGGCCAGCCGGTCTTGGCGACGGTCGGCTCGTGGCCCAGCTCCTCCCACATCTCCTCGGCCGTGTACGGCGCGACCAGGCTCAGCAGGATCGCCACCGTCTCGGCGGCCTCACGCACCGCCGGGTCGGCCGCACCGGGACCGGCGTCGATCGCCTTGCGGGTCGCGTTCACCAGCTCCATGATCCGGGCGACCATGACGTTGAACCGGTGCGACTCGATCAGCTCGGCCGCGTCGGCGACCGTGCG includes:
- a CDS encoding helix-turn-helix domain-containing protein, translated to MSDAEGRADGRRGFAELLLDLRVQAGLSQEELADRAGLSVRSIREMEAGRVARPRKDSVRLLASALGLHKDDTDHFLAAAGHGSARPVVRPAVEAAPVVSVADAAPTGLRWRGTRPIPDGLVGREQELHELEGLLRQNRLVTLVGPGGVGKTELALAAADRFSSADTTVVVVDLTTVQRDAAVPSAILDAFGTAPGTSDLDDVLSGRRPGDLVIVEDNAEHVLDGVATVANRMVRSFPGIGVLVTSRIPLGLPDEVVRRVQVLGVPANDEDYDDIVASPAVEMFCRRVARVRPDFTLTPQNAAMVARLCRRLDGLPLALELAAARAGSLSVETILAALDDRFRLLSGPRRFGAPHQRTLADTIAWSVDALSDPARQLLYRASVLGSPFTLEAVAGVCTGAPIDEIDVPMLLAELVDKSLLQPVHEFEQLYGARYKMLETIREHAYAGLTSQGDLTEFRDRAVEWCATYVSGLEGAWSSPDRDRRYRAAHANSALFEVALGRADELGEWDIAARIVLGFRIAWQYQASVAESGIRWATLCAGNVADKETSGRLLAIAGRLSSLTGDIHGARRHYEEARTLIPGETEMGLVARGGWVSSGSHLLDTQSLAEIPALVEDARKHGDLQRSATVQATCGLALLRWGRLVEAKELLLAWEAALVNPGVYPDEIAYMALSRVDLELGNLSGARQWALLARDSQASDDPERTKVAGCLAMVEYHDGRYDEARALLDQADADIRGHRGYFDYLVMLYRSRLARAAGEVEQARGAILDALNRLLLEGRVVYLLEVLPEAVAVLHALGRSEAGDAVCGELLAWQQTMDPPMLPTAWAVLQESCESATVAEGWPEPDPAAAVQRLAHDVLAALS
- a CDS encoding YjbQ family protein; amino-acid sequence: MRSELIDVETGGTEVVFDLTSRCEQFVAAQAHQAHGDGLLHVFVPHATAGIAILETGAGSDTDLLAVLEELLPRDFGWRHRHGTPGHGRDHVLPAIIPPSVTLPVLDGRLMLGTWQSVCLVDTNVDNPHRQVRLSWLAG